The genomic segment tattttgtatcaacCTTACAAAATTCCCCACAAACTCGTAATTTatgcaattatattaattgtaccaCTAGGACATTGCAATGTTCCCTACTCTagtaatttaagaaaataaagatgttgaaatataattgtaataataatatttctatatctatattattcttatataaagaaaatattatcattaattattataatcatgattttatgtaactatgtaagtccgtttttgaatgttttataaaaaatgtccttaaaaaaattatagtttcgCAAATCTTTGCCCATTTACATACCTACTCTGAAGGTATTAAACTAAGTACAGAggccgtttttaattttcactcagcagataataatatattcctgtgAATTTTAACGTATTGtaaagaaaactttaaaaatatgtaattataatattaaaactatgtatcttattttattttgtaggtattgaaaaaaaaaaggatgaaaaatgtaagttcctagaattatgttaaaaattagtatattgtaataaccaCTGAGTAATAATACGCGGTGGCgtgatttacttttataattacaattatgatGTACATTATACTagcaacatattaattatatttttaacacctattatttttgaaaacgccAATTGTCgtttatttcaatacataaataaaaccaaatctgTAGGAGTCATTATAAGATACTTGCAACTTtacaactaaaatattgtaaacgtatttaatttttgtaatatttattgaatatgatgtcagcgtttatattattatgtagattttCTATGTGTGTAtggaataaatatatcataaatgttaataaataatttttcatttatggttatatgatataataaacgaTACGACCAGTAACTTAAATCtaagttattattgtatttttattttgaaataaacgtCAATCGACAATAAAAGTTAGGCTAAATATAACatagattaaaattaagtatagtataaaacaataaaagagtaacatatgaatacaattttaatattaattaatattatattatgtaagaaaaaatCGAAAACGATTAATACagatgattaaattaaataggtaagttAATAAGATAAAGTGGAGGCAAAGAGTCACACTTGATTGTCCAAACTAAGTTTGGAATGTAAATGGGATTTGGCGTCTACGTTgtatgtttgaaatttaataacatgAGATAAATGGTCAGGTACATCAAGTGAATCAATTTATTAACTGAgagtcaatattattttgtggatGGACAAAGAAGGGATTGTAACGTCACGGGTTTTTCGTgcacaatcattattattgctattacgaatcacaattattattattattatcaaaaccaccttattattatcataattgttgCGCGCTCGATTAACAATGCAATCCACAAAGTTATGTCTCCACATACTACTCCCTCCCCCCACCTATGCAAGGTACAGCTGTCACCCACCACGGCTGTGGTCAGATTGTGCTGTCGTTCGAGGAAGTCGCATTGCCAGTGGCATCANNNNNNNNNNNNNNNNNNNNNNNNNNNNNNNNNNNNNNNNNNNNNNNNNNttcatttatattaatactaaaacggttagtctgtcaagctgcactttcaatACTGTAGTTACGTTATTTGTGTTAATATCAATACtgaatttctaaaaaatgtgttatttttttaaaacaggcAAAAAAtggatgaatattattttggcaAGTATATAGTACAGTGTGAACACAAAAGTTAATCAAATAGTTGTCCGCTAaaatatcgtttattttttatcaatatgattttagtattataatatctagtatgccattataataataaatgtaggtatatgtatagtatatggTATTTCCGGTAATTGCCGTGGCATGGTATTTACGGTAAGAATGGTAAATACCGAATCATGGTTTTCAGGTATCAAAAATTCCACGGTCTCTAGTTTAGTAGAAAATGAAGAGCAgcgaaaaaatgaatattatatttgaaaaaatactcacgcattttataaaaaatgctacTCACTGAGAACctgatttacaaaaaaatctgaAACTGTCTTTGTTTgggttatcaaatattataattttaaattaatgtggAATAGGTATCATACAATAACATATACAACTAAAGATGTGTGTGGATATAACCCTCCCAATCCACTAAAAATCttccaaaatatttgaaacaacaattttagattaatttataatttatagtaaccaACTTTTATGATTTGTGACTTCATGATCAAACGTAAAAACTGATTTCTCAATGAGGGGAATCTTCACGTGATCCCCCAGACATTAACCaaatgaaataaatgaaatttctaatattttttttaaattgtaacaattaattttatctaattttttttaatttgcaccTATCTGTATCAGAGTTATGCCGATTTCTAGATGGCGGTGCTAGCCCTCGCCTCAAGTCaactacatttatttaaaaacatttataactcATTAAGCTTAATCTGTAACCAATTGTAattgactttttaaaatttgtaacctCAAGGTACCAAGTTTATAGTTAGTTATCCAAGTAGGACTTGACACTCCAGCCgactaaaactattttaaaacctTTGTTGTTTATTAAGCTTTATTGTACCACCTTGTAaccgacatttttaaatttgtaacctCGGTGTACCAGAGTTACGACCATTTCCAATTAATGAGAGGACTAGCCCCTGTTGTAAAAGTAATATGACATTTacggttaaaaatatatagacagtCTTCCTGACCACTATCTTGTCACtgtgattttaataattgtattagtaaTGTGATGCTGccaatctatttatttttgagattaatttgatattattaaataatatcatagtcagttaaattatttatatttttattatcaaaaaaacatttttaaccacaccTGTGGTTAAAATAGGTAACAGTCAACACTAAGTGGCTACGTATATTTAgatgctattattttattacctaactCGGATTCATCCATAACAAGCCCCAATACTGGTGGCGTGTAATGATTATTGCatcaaaatatatgtaccttgcatatactatattgtttcgAGATCAATATGGTCCATATTCCAGGGCAAAAATGTCCAGatatttctttgaaaaaaatgttttaccgtTACGGAAATGAAAGTTAGTGTAGAGAACTCGTCACTTATAGTTAAGTGATTAACTCactatagttcataatatataatattaatatatgcattatacgtttgtatattacataaattactattattcgtGATGACATAATCGCATACTTTTAGTCTCCAGCTTACTTGTATTTTTAAGTCTAATTGTGTGCACTTCTTTTTCTCTTGTACTTAAAATCGTTGTGTGCTCGCTTCTTGTGCTTTGGCATTCGATGGAACTTACCTATTGTAGTTTTTTGATCAGTTCTTTTCAATTTGTTTTGGGGCATATTTCACGTGAGTACTGAAACTTGGATTGTTGTTATCACCGTGCTCTCGTTCCTAACTTCCAGCATCAGCTGTTTTCTGGAGACTTTAACGGCGATTATAGATCTACCGTACCTCTGCACACAGTCTACGAAAGAGTTTAACACTGGTATCCTTTTATAACCACCGCTACATTGAGCACAACTGTAAGCTAGACTAGTAAAACTACTGTTGAAACTtctcaaatattatgttgattcaACTCATGAATGCTTTAAATTTCATAAGCAAATCCATAGGTACATTTCTTCCTTTAACTTGGAGCAAACTTTTTCTGATCACGATCTAAACTCCTCTGTTTATGCGTTATATAATGCCCTCCATTTCACTGTACTCAAATACGTTCCTAAGTCCATCAAGTCAAGGTTTCCTACATGGGTCTCCCAGCGCACGAAGGATCTTATTTTCCAAAAGAAAAGACCACATgcaatttgttaaaattcatTAAGTCCCTTCTGGTAAACTCCCCATTTCATCTGCTGTCACTCAAGGTGGCCACCTGTCCTCACtactgttttttatatttttaaatagtattaaccATTCATTAAAGCACGCAGGGCTCCTAGCGTTTGCAAATGGTATAAAAGCGTTTAATCGTCTCGACTCTATAAACGTCTGTTTAAGTAACCCATTTGGAAATGGACATAACTCTGATACAGTGAGatcacaaattttaaaaagttggtttcaaatgattaaaaattaaaaggaaacttataaatttaatttccatCGATTTGATTAATGGATGGGAAGGGGGCTTGTCGTGAAGTTAGACCCTCATTGACAAACTAGTTTTAATTTCTGAACGAtgaagttcaatttttaaaaagttagttACAATATaagttacaaattaataaaaattgggttacaaatatttttaagtttttttggtGGTGGGGTGCAAACTTCACACAcgtcaattaaaattattaaatcattaaaatataatacgtttattatgtatttatagtgAAAAATATGTACACAAATGCCGTTAAATCATACAATCTtggtaataacattattatgcatttaatttaactgttatcgatatatgataatacattttgtttcacTTCATAAACGTCAATAGATTTCACTGGTTTCAGGTTTTGtagaatataaaagtatttttaaagcaaaaaaaacacaaataaatctatttttgaaaaatactgtcATATCtacaattgtacctatattatattattatctaaatatttttagttatacataaaaatggaGCCTTTTTAAAGTtggttaatattttcttttatcaaatactaataaatgattaataacaTATAGCCAACGCGGACCCAATCGCTAAGTGATCTATTAACGCATAGATTTTATAGCTGATTTATAaccattaatatattcatttttttcgtaAGCCTTGATTCATAAGTCattaaatatcgatattttcTGTGTTTAATCAATACTCATCTCTAATCTGTTGTaaccaaatacatttttaaaaaaatatatacatttttaatattaattaattaaaatatttcaagtagagtagaattgaaaatttaaaaattaagtaaaatattttaaattcagtaAGCTATCAACTTACTAAAACGCACAGTTAACATGAACTATGGTAAATAACCAATTAAGTATTACCTGATACCTATGTACATAGGTATGTAACAGTACAAAGTCCCAAGAAATAATAATCTATCATTGATAGATTTAATTTATGAGTGTATTCAAGACatgcttatataaaaacattattttgtatcaacCTTACAAAATTCCCCACAAACCCGTCATTTatgcaattaatataaacaattatattaattgtaccaCTAGGACATTGCAATGTACCCTACTCTagtaatttaagaaaataaagatgttgaaatataatgtaataataatatttctatatctatatttttcatatattaagaaaatataatcattatttattataaccatgATTTCATGTAACTATGTAAGTCCGTTTTcgaatgttttataaaaaacgtccttaaaaaaattatagtttcgCAAATCGTTGCCACTTTACATACATACTCTGAAGGTACTAAACTAAGTACAAAGcccgtttttaattttcacttagcagaaaaaaatatattcatgtaaATTTTAGGGGCCGGaatggcgcagtggtcacacagttgacttacgactcacacagtcatcggttcgattcatagcaaagtgcaaaaaaaatgtgtgtgattctacgcagtcaccattttcccgtgctgtcgtccgattgcgtcatccggtttccaactaggtcccactccactgggagtgaagaccgcacatgtctcctcttggagaaggggggtagtatcatgcatatagtgatatatacatagataaatagatcacatgatctccctactactcacttgtgataagcattgtcaaagaccttgaggtcgttacaatgaacaaatatagaaaaaaaaaaaaaaaaatgtaaattttaacgTATTGTAAaggaaactttaaaaatatgtaattataatattaaaaataggtatcttattttattttgtaggtttAGAACGTAAAGAAGATAGAGACAGTAAGTCCCtagaattatgttaaaaattagtatattataataaccactGAGTCGGCGGTCTCCAACGTTCGCTGCACAGGCAGCCGCCACCCCCGGCCAAAAGAACTTGTGCATCCTGGTGACCCTCGATGTCAAAAACGACTTTAGCTCCCTGAGGTGGCCAGTTATAGACGCCGCTCTTGGGGGCATTCAAACTCCGGAATACCTGGTGGAGATGTTCGGGTCGTGGCTCTCTGACATGACGCTACTTACGGTACAGCTCATAGGGTTCGCCGACGATCTGTCCGTCGTAGGAACGGCACTTACGGGTCAGTTACTGGAGGATCTTGTCAACCCCACCCTGCAGAAAATTGACGATTGGATGGTGAACCACGGCCTGGAGTTGGCGCACCAAAATATGGAAGCCGTCATCCTATCCATGAGACGCGCGTACATCCCTCCGAGGCTATCAATCGAGGGGAAACCCAACAGTACTGTTCAACAGCATCAGATACTTTAGAGTGATACTGGATAAGAGTCTGACCTTCTCGGCTCACGTGGACGTCGTGGCCAAAAAAGCAGCACGAACGGCAGCTGCATTGGCCAGCCTCATGCCCAATGAGTGGAAAAGAAAGCTGCTCAACTCCGTGGTAGACAGTCAGTTGCTGTACGCCGCCCCAGTTTGTATCAGCAGAGAATCCGCGGTAGCCAGGGCCAAAACGAACCTGATCCGTCCACAGAGAGTATCGGCGCTGAGAACCATCCGTGCATACCGCACCGTCTCCGACGAGGCGTCCCTGGTCCTCGCCTCTACGGTTCCGGCCGATTTACTCGACCCCGAACAATCGAGTGCGACTACTGAAACGCCCTCTGTGACCACCTGTATACCCAGTTGGCGCACAGACCGTGCACAGCCGACATCCAGGACATCATCTGCGGGCCGCCATTCGACCACCTTCCAGCTGACCCAGACGAAAGGACAGCTATATTGAGGAATGTGGAGTAGTCTTTCCGACTGTTCTACGGGATGGTCAAACGTATTCTCTCACTGTCAGGCTGCTGAGGCTCGCAGTGACCGGAACTGTGATCCCATAACTTGTATAACTCTTGTGAATATTAGCGAGTGAGGGATTGCCCAGCCGTTAACTTTAACTTTGATGTAATTGTTAATCAATAAACGATGGGAGTCGGAGGAGAAGTAATGCTAACGCGGTTCCTTCTCTGGCActtgatacaataaaaaaaaaaaagtatattatagtaattatagataataaaaatccgACCTTACCTAACCTACTGCATAATaccctatatttttttttttttagaactccTTCGTGAATGGGACGGTAATTTTATTAACGTACATTTtctagtttaaatttttaaaaaagttttcattataattcataattgaaagattattaaattactatttataattttatgaatcgTAATacttgcatatattatataataatcacggAAATTGTTCTAGTTGTGCAATTTAGTTATATTGATTATACTAAGTATGGTATGAAATGTAAATAGTCTTCTAACAATGTAAGTTCTATGCTTACAAGACATACGTGACGTACACATAAGGAATACTATAGTGCAGTACCTGCAGAGTGCATTTGGTcgtctttataatatacaagtgttCTTATGATCCTGTTACAAAAATACGGGGTGGCGTGATTTacttttacaataacaattatgatgtacattgtacttgcaacatattaattatatttttaacacctattattattgaaatcgcCAATAGTCGTCTAtttcaatacataaataaaactaaataagcATTACctgatacctatatttacatAAGTATGTAACAGTACCCAGTCCCAAGAAAAAATAATCTGTCAATGATAGATTTAATTTATGAGTGTATTCAATACATGCttttgtaaaaacattattttgtatcaacCTTACAAAATTCCCCACAAACTCGTAATTTatgcaattatattaattgtaccaCTAGGACATTGCAATGTTCCCTACTCTagtaatttaagaaaataaagatgttgaaatataattgtaataataatatttctatatctatattattcttatattaaaaaaatattatcattaattattataatcatgattttatgtaactatgtaagtcCGTTTTcgaatgttttataaaaaatgtccttaaaaaaattatagtttcgCAAATCTTTGCCCATTTACATACCTACTCTGAAGGTATTAAACTAAGTACAAAgcctgtttttaattttcactcagcagaaaaaaatatattcatgtgAATTTTAACGTATTGTAAAGGacactttaaaaatatgtaattataatattaaaactaggtatcttattttattttgtagatttAGGAAATAAAGAAGATAAAAAAAGTAAGTCCCAagaattatgttaaaaattagtatattataataaccactGAGTCAGCGGTCTCAAACGTTCACTGCACAGGCAGCCGCCACCCCCGCCCAAAAGAACTTGCAAAGGCGTAGTAAGGGTCGGGCTCGATTGTCTAGGTCCTATGAGTATGTAATATAGTTGTTTCATTGATTCGTAATTTTGAAAGAATGGTTGTTGTGGGTGATGATGAATGCCTATTGTTGAATGAGGATTATATATGGATTGACAAAAGTGAAATGACAAGCAAAATGACAAAGAAGGGATATTTAGATAAAGGCTAATATCGGagtttttatattgaattagtGGTAAGTTATGTctaaacaaaattgaaaccaATTGAAAAACCTGAactcaataatatatcatacaatatcgACATTAAATAATCAGGAAAAATATTACCTGTAGAGAAAACGCAGTATTCCGTTAATAAAACCCAagacttttaaatttgatttcaagtttataaatatactattttctattttgacCTCTCATAAGTAtcaaatagattaacttttctaTAGGAATAGAAGCGGAATCAAAAATTGGTGCATTTTTATTATGGCGATTACACCAAATGTTGATAGctgaaagagaaaaaaaaacacagttcattgtaaatacatttatttattcgctatgctcagaatttaaaataattgaatacattCCTTAGATTATAAGCACATATTAATTTGatcaacattaaatttaattaaacgtaaaatacaattaaaatgttataataaatgttcTCTGTTTGAACGACGTACAACTAAattcttttaactttttttcttaattttaatggaAACGTATAATAGATAGCATGTTATgctttagaaaaattaaatttagcaTTATCTTTTAAGACTATCAcagatttaaatttagatataacCTGTTTTGacgattaatattaaatatcaagaaACTATCAAACTTGTGgtatattaccatttaccctTAGTATAGTGAagattatgtgtaaaaaaatcaaGATTATTTACCCACTAGTTGAAgaagcataattattataatcataatgtaGTCAAATTTCACCCTTGTCACTCGTCAtagtacaacaatattttaatttaaacaattttttgtttagccctaaaaacaaaatactatgagaaaatgttatatgatatcaacaaaaaaaatgattgtaagtattcttatgcaaaataattaattataatattatgactgtgTGCAGTGTGTGACTCTCCTACTGTTATATCTATTTAcgtaaaagataaattataaacttgatAGGTAgatattaggaaaaaaaaaagtctacgtTAATGTTTTTCCCGC from the Acyrthosiphon pisum isolate AL4f chromosome X, pea_aphid_22Mar2018_4r6ur, whole genome shotgun sequence genome contains:
- the LOC107884821 gene encoding uncharacterized protein LOC107884821 isoform X2, with product MYTNAVKSYNLGLERKEDRDKLLREWDDLGNKEDKKTLKTKYYEKMLYDINKKNDSTVFPTASTFCKETIAKGRK
- the LOC107884821 gene encoding uncharacterized protein LOC107884821 isoform X3, whose product is MYTNAVKSYNLGLERKEDRDKLLREWDDLGNKEDKKTLKRKYYENMLSNINKKKDCKYSYAK
- the LOC107884821 gene encoding uncharacterized protein LOC107884821 isoform X1 produces the protein MPNEWKRKLLNSVVDSQLLYAAPVCISRESAVARAKTNLIRPQRVSALRTIRAYRTVSDEASLVLASTVPADLLDPEQSSATTETPSVTTCIPSWRTDRAQPTSRTSSAGRHSTTFQLTQTKGQLY